In a genomic window of Gossypium arboreum isolate Shixiya-1 chromosome 9, ASM2569848v2, whole genome shotgun sequence:
- the LOC108454838 gene encoding sucrose nonfermenting 4-like protein isoform X3 gives MFASDMNPARDAGRVTTVGTVLFPIQFTWPHGGRSVFLSGSFNRWTELVPMSQVEGCPNVFQAVYAVPLGCHEYKFFVDGEWRHDERQPHKTGEYGIVNTFDAIPIPAEVPLVHPRSEILNNMEVDNGLMVRISYSSGPTMPRISEEDVTASRHRIAVYLQGHTAYELLPESGKVVALDVALPVKQAFHILSEQGIPLAPLWDFRKGKFVGVITASDFILILRELVNNRSNLTEEELETHSIAAWKEGKAYLKGQVDGHGRPIPKELIYASPSENLKDVALKILQSGVAIVPIIHLEDGLFPQLLHLASLAGILKCICRYVKHCPASLPILQLPIYAIPLGTWVPRIGESSSRPFAMLRLTASLSSALDMLVEAHVSSIPIVDDNDSLVDVYCRSDIMALAKGRAYTHNLNEMTVHQALQLGLDSNPPYGTRSQRCQMCLRTDTLLKVMEQLANPGVRRLVIVEAGSNRVEGIISLTDIFRFLLG, from the exons ATGTTTGCTTCCGATATGAATCCGGCGAGAGATGCCGGCAGAGTAACCACCGTCGGTACGGTACTATTTCCAATTCAATTTACATGGCCTCATGGCGGGAGAAGTGTTTTCTTATCTGGTTCTTTCAATAG GTGGACGGAGCTGGTGCCAATGTCACAGGTTGAAGGTTGCCCTAATGTGTTTCAAGCTGTTTATGCTGTACCACTTGGTTGTCATGAG TACAAGTTCTTCGTCGATGGCGAATGGCGACATGATGAACGACAACCTCACAAAACTGGCGAATATGGTATAGTTAACACTTTTGACGCTATACCTATACCTGCTGAGGTCCCTTTAGTCCATCCTCGTTCGGAAATTCTGAATAACATGGAAGTGGATAATGGTCTCATGGTAAGAATTAGCTATAGTTCGGGGCCTA CAATGCCTAGGATTTCGGAAGAGGATGTAACGGCCTCTCGTCATCGCATTGCTGTGTACTTACAAGGGCATACTGCTTACGAGTTACTACCTGAGTCAGGCAAG GTTGTTGCCTTGGATGTTGCTTTGCCTGTAAAACAAGCGTTTCATATTCTGTCCGAGCAG GGCATCCCTTTGGCTCCTCTTTGGGATTTCCGTAAAGGAAAGTTTGTTGGAGTTATTACTGCTTCGGATTTTATATTGATTCTGAGAGAG CTTGTAAATAATCGATCAAATTTGACGGAGGAAGAGCTCGAAACACACAGTATCGCTGCCTGGAAAGAAGGAAAGGCTTACTTGAAAGGACAAGTTGATGGGCACGGGAGACCGATTCCAAAGGAACTTATCTAT GCTAGCCCATCTGAGAATTTGAAGGACGtagctttaaaaattttgcaaagtGGAGTAGCTATAGTTCCTATAATTCATTTGGAAGATGGTTTGTTTCCCCAGCTATTACATCTCGCTTCTCTTGCCGGAATACTAAAAT GCATATGCAGGTATGTTAAACATTGTCCCGCCTCTTTGCCTATATTGCAATTACCGATATATGCAATCCCTCTTGGTACATGGGTTCCGAGAATCGGAGAATCCAGCAGTCGGCCGTTTGCGATGCTGAGACTTACTGCCTCTCTTAGTTCTGCATTAGATATGCTAGTTGAAG CTCATGTAAGTTCGATACCTATAGTTGATGATAATGACTCATTAGTGGATGTATATTGTCGGAG TGATATTATGGCTTTGGCTAAAGGCAGAGCTTATACGCATAATCTAAATGAAATGACTGTTCATCAG GCATTGCAATTGGGACTAGACTCGAACCCTCCTTACGGGACAAGAAGTCAAAGATGTCAAATGTGTTTGCGTACTGATACGTTGCTTAAAGTGATGGAACAATTAGCAAACCCTG GTGTTAGACGGCTTGTTATTGTGGAAGCCGGAAGTAACCGTGTAGAAGGCATCATCTCACTCACGGACATTTTCAGGTTCTTACTCGGTTAG
- the LOC108454838 gene encoding sucrose nonfermenting 4-like protein isoform X2 translates to MFASDMNPARDAGRVTTVGTVLFPIQFTWPHGGRSVFLSGSFNRWTELVPMSQVEGCPNVFQAVYAVPLGCHEYKFFVDGEWRHDERQPHKTGEYGIVNTFDAIPIPAEVPLVHPRSEILNNMEVDNGLMHRVSAVTLNQAMPRISEEDVTASRHRIAVYLQGHTAYELLPESGKVVALDVALPVKQAFHILSEQGIPLAPLWDFRKGKFVGVITASDFILILRELVNNRSNLTEEELETHSIAAWKEGKAYLKGQVDGHGRPIPKELIYASPSENLKDVALKILQSGVAIVPIIHLEDGLFPQLLHLASLAGILKCICRYVKHCPASLPILQLPIYAIPLGTWVPRIGESSSRPFAMLRLTASLSSALDMLVEAHVSSIPIVDDNDSLVDVYCRR, encoded by the exons ATGTTTGCTTCCGATATGAATCCGGCGAGAGATGCCGGCAGAGTAACCACCGTCGGTACGGTACTATTTCCAATTCAATTTACATGGCCTCATGGCGGGAGAAGTGTTTTCTTATCTGGTTCTTTCAATAG GTGGACGGAGCTGGTGCCAATGTCACAGGTTGAAGGTTGCCCTAATGTGTTTCAAGCTGTTTATGCTGTACCACTTGGTTGTCATGAG TACAAGTTCTTCGTCGATGGCGAATGGCGACATGATGAACGACAACCTCACAAAACTGGCGAATATGGTATAGTTAACACTTTTGACGCTATACCTATACCTGCTGAGGTCCCTTTAGTCCATCCTCGTTCGGAAATTCTGAATAACATGGAAGTGGATAATGGTCTCATG CATCGGGTTTCTGCCGTTACGTTGAATCAAGCAATGCCTAGGATTTCGGAAGAGGATGTAACGGCCTCTCGTCATCGCATTGCTGTGTACTTACAAGGGCATACTGCTTACGAGTTACTACCTGAGTCAGGCAAG GTTGTTGCCTTGGATGTTGCTTTGCCTGTAAAACAAGCGTTTCATATTCTGTCCGAGCAG GGCATCCCTTTGGCTCCTCTTTGGGATTTCCGTAAAGGAAAGTTTGTTGGAGTTATTACTGCTTCGGATTTTATATTGATTCTGAGAGAG CTTGTAAATAATCGATCAAATTTGACGGAGGAAGAGCTCGAAACACACAGTATCGCTGCCTGGAAAGAAGGAAAGGCTTACTTGAAAGGACAAGTTGATGGGCACGGGAGACCGATTCCAAAGGAACTTATCTAT GCTAGCCCATCTGAGAATTTGAAGGACGtagctttaaaaattttgcaaagtGGAGTAGCTATAGTTCCTATAATTCATTTGGAAGATGGTTTGTTTCCCCAGCTATTACATCTCGCTTCTCTTGCCGGAATACTAAAAT GCATATGCAGGTATGTTAAACATTGTCCCGCCTCTTTGCCTATATTGCAATTACCGATATATGCAATCCCTCTTGGTACATGGGTTCCGAGAATCGGAGAATCCAGCAGTCGGCCGTTTGCGATGCTGAGACTTACTGCCTCTCTTAGTTCTGCATTAGATATGCTAGTTGAAG CTCATGTAAGTTCGATACCTATAGTTGATGATAATGACTCATTAGTGGATGTATATTGTCGGAGGTAA
- the LOC108455240 gene encoding ethylene-responsive transcription factor ERF086-like, giving the protein MSTSKTYEAIETQAGFASLQRNTTPPSHERRGRRKQAEPGRFLGVRRRPWGRYAAEIRDPTTKERHWLGTFDTAQEAALAYDRAALSMKGTQARTNFVYSNNNNNNNNGDNNFHSVLSPQFDVSHHHQFQVQPNNVPNSEIGGSTTYGSVDDGYLACIVPRDCLKPPSNPTSSSSFMNQNINAYTSPQNQGFGEPNQGFIWGDNMQQAWDMNNDELSAIINNVPTPLMVEDGCMGGFYSTNYVDDNTRSYDNNMVTPQTTSMATFSTDVVDFGYSLF; this is encoded by the coding sequence ATGTCCACATCAAAAACTTATGAAGCTATTGAAACCCAAGCTGGTTTTGCTTCGCTTCAAAGAAACACTACCCCTCCATCTCATGAAAGGAGGGGTAGAAGAAAACAAGCCGAGCCAGGTCGGTTCCTTGGCGTAAGACGACGTCCTTGGGGTCGATATGCAGCCGAAATCCGTGATCCGACGACGAAAGAAAGACATTGGCTTGGCACATTCGATACGGCACAAGAAGCAGCTCTTGCGTATGATAGAGCAGCACTTTCCATGAAAGGAACACAAGCAAGAACAAACTTCGTATACtctaacaacaacaacaacaataacaatGGTGATAATAATTTCCATTCTGTTTTGTCCCCTCAATTTGATGTTTCACATCATCATCagtttcaagttcaaccaaacaATGTTCCCAACAGTGAGATTGGAGGCAGTACCACATACGGTTCGGTCGATGATGGTTACTTGGCTTGCATTGTCCCTCGTGACTGCTTGAAACCTCCTTCAAATCCAACCAGTTCATCATCCTTCATGAACCAAAACATTAATGCTTATACTTCCCCTCAAAATCAAGGTTTTGGTGAGCCAAATCAGGGTTTCATTTGGGGTGACAACATGCAGCAAGCATGGGATATGAACAATGATGAACTGTCGGCTATAATCAACAACGTACCGACTCCATTAATGGTTGAAGATGGGTGCATGGGGGGTTTTTACAGTACTAACTATGTCGACGACAATACAAGGAGCTATGACAACAACATGGTGACACCACAAACCACTTCAATGGCTACTTTCAGTACTGATGTTGTCGACTTCGGGTATTCACTGTTTTGA
- the LOC108454935 gene encoding transcription termination factor MTERF8, chloroplastic-like encodes MFYFLCKSILHGRKLVTTPQSHKLLSSSQSLIPKYISCSSNHQSFTVSFLKNKCGLSSESALTASKYVHFETPEKPNAVIAFFNRHGFTKPQLARLVMRRPMVLTTDVEKTLLPKLEFFRSKGISNPDLAQILSSNPTILSSSLENQLLPSFDLLCNVLKSNKKIISALKRPPRLLNYNPNDVLLVNINILVDNGVNECHIASTVCSKPSTLTVSPIKFKSVVQEAKEMGFDPCKGMFMVAIYALGSMAKPTLKRKFEAFKKFTWSDEEISEAFRRYPSFIRLSVDNLMVTMDFLVNKMGCSPSFIAKRPRLLLMSMEKKIVPRFLFAWDLLSKGVIKNINLHALLETSEHLFIEKFVNCYKPEEASRMLKLYHEKLDLSKNLRMDGYKLQHL; translated from the coding sequence ATGTTTTACTTTCTCTGCAAATCAATTCTCCATGGGAGGAAGCTTGTTACAACCCCCCAAAGCCACAAACTTTTATCATCATCACAATCTCTAATCCCCAAATACATATCCTGTTCATCAAACCATCAATCATTCACAGTTTCATTCCTTAAAAACAAATGTGGGTTATCCTCAGAATCAGCTTTAACAGCCTCCAAATACGTTCATTTCGAAACCCCAGAAAAACCCAACGCTGTCATCGCCTTTTTCAACCGCCATGGCTTTACCAAACCCCAATTAGCTCGCCTCGTTATGAGACGCCCAATGGTGTTAACCACCGATGTTGAAAAAACCCTTTTGCCTAAACTCGAATTTTTCCGATCAAAAGGTATTTCAAACCCTGACCTTGCTCAAATCTTATCTAGCAACCCAACTATTTTATCATCAAGCTTAGAAAATCAATTACTCCCATCATTTGATTTGCTTTGTAATGTGCTTAAATCCAATAAGAAGATTATCAGTGCTTTGAAACGTCCTCCACGCCTTTTGAATTACAATCCTAATGATGTTTTGTTGGTTAATATCAATATTTTGGTTGATAATGGAGTTAATGAATGTCATATCGCTTCAACAGTTTGTTCAAAGCCATCAACATTGACTGTAAGTCCAATTAAGTTTAAATCCGTGGTGCAAGAAGCAAAAGAAATGGGGTTTGATCCTTGTAAAGGAATGTTTATGGTAGCAATCTATGCGTTGGGCTCGATGGCCAAACCGACATTGAAGAGAAAATTCGAAGCTTTTAAGAAATTCACTTGGTCCGAtgaagagatttctgaagctttCCGGAGGTACCCGTCATTCATTAGGTTGTCCGTGGATAATTTGATGGTGACTATGGATTTCCTAGTGAATAAAATGGGGTGTTCGCCTAGTTTTATTGCTAAACGACCCCGGTTATTGCTAATGAGCATGGAGAAAAAGATTGTTCCAAGGTTTCTGTTTGCTTGGGATTTGTTGTCTAAAGGTGTTATCAAGAACATTAACTTGCATGCCTTGTTGGAGACGTCAGAACATTTGTTTATCGAGAAGTTTGTTAACTGTTATAAACCAGAAGAAGCATCCCGGATGTTGAAGCTATATCATGAAAAGTTGGATCTTTCGAAAAACTTGAGAATGGATGGTTACAAGCTGCAGCATTTATAG
- the LOC108454838 gene encoding sucrose nonfermenting 4-like protein isoform X1 translates to MFASDMNPARDAGRVTTVGTVLFPIQFTWPHGGRSVFLSGSFNRWTELVPMSQVEGCPNVFQAVYAVPLGCHEYKFFVDGEWRHDERQPHKTGEYGIVNTFDAIPIPAEVPLVHPRSEILNNMEVDNGLMHRVSAVTLNQAMPRISEEDVTASRHRIAVYLQGHTAYELLPESGKVVALDVALPVKQAFHILSEQGIPLAPLWDFRKGKFVGVITASDFILILRELVNNRSNLTEEELETHSIAAWKEGKAYLKGQVDGHGRPIPKELIYASPSENLKDVALKILQSGVAIVPIIHLEDGLFPQLLHLASLAGILKCICRYVKHCPASLPILQLPIYAIPLGTWVPRIGESSSRPFAMLRLTASLSSALDMLVEAHVSSIPIVDDNDSLVDVYCRSDIMALAKGRAYTHNLNEMTVHQALQLGLDSNPPYGTRSQRCQMCLRTDTLLKVMEQLANPGVRRLVIVEAGSNRVEGIISLTDIFRFLLG, encoded by the exons ATGTTTGCTTCCGATATGAATCCGGCGAGAGATGCCGGCAGAGTAACCACCGTCGGTACGGTACTATTTCCAATTCAATTTACATGGCCTCATGGCGGGAGAAGTGTTTTCTTATCTGGTTCTTTCAATAG GTGGACGGAGCTGGTGCCAATGTCACAGGTTGAAGGTTGCCCTAATGTGTTTCAAGCTGTTTATGCTGTACCACTTGGTTGTCATGAG TACAAGTTCTTCGTCGATGGCGAATGGCGACATGATGAACGACAACCTCACAAAACTGGCGAATATGGTATAGTTAACACTTTTGACGCTATACCTATACCTGCTGAGGTCCCTTTAGTCCATCCTCGTTCGGAAATTCTGAATAACATGGAAGTGGATAATGGTCTCATG CATCGGGTTTCTGCCGTTACGTTGAATCAAGCAATGCCTAGGATTTCGGAAGAGGATGTAACGGCCTCTCGTCATCGCATTGCTGTGTACTTACAAGGGCATACTGCTTACGAGTTACTACCTGAGTCAGGCAAG GTTGTTGCCTTGGATGTTGCTTTGCCTGTAAAACAAGCGTTTCATATTCTGTCCGAGCAG GGCATCCCTTTGGCTCCTCTTTGGGATTTCCGTAAAGGAAAGTTTGTTGGAGTTATTACTGCTTCGGATTTTATATTGATTCTGAGAGAG CTTGTAAATAATCGATCAAATTTGACGGAGGAAGAGCTCGAAACACACAGTATCGCTGCCTGGAAAGAAGGAAAGGCTTACTTGAAAGGACAAGTTGATGGGCACGGGAGACCGATTCCAAAGGAACTTATCTAT GCTAGCCCATCTGAGAATTTGAAGGACGtagctttaaaaattttgcaaagtGGAGTAGCTATAGTTCCTATAATTCATTTGGAAGATGGTTTGTTTCCCCAGCTATTACATCTCGCTTCTCTTGCCGGAATACTAAAAT GCATATGCAGGTATGTTAAACATTGTCCCGCCTCTTTGCCTATATTGCAATTACCGATATATGCAATCCCTCTTGGTACATGGGTTCCGAGAATCGGAGAATCCAGCAGTCGGCCGTTTGCGATGCTGAGACTTACTGCCTCTCTTAGTTCTGCATTAGATATGCTAGTTGAAG CTCATGTAAGTTCGATACCTATAGTTGATGATAATGACTCATTAGTGGATGTATATTGTCGGAG TGATATTATGGCTTTGGCTAAAGGCAGAGCTTATACGCATAATCTAAATGAAATGACTGTTCATCAG GCATTGCAATTGGGACTAGACTCGAACCCTCCTTACGGGACAAGAAGTCAAAGATGTCAAATGTGTTTGCGTACTGATACGTTGCTTAAAGTGATGGAACAATTAGCAAACCCTG GTGTTAGACGGCTTGTTATTGTGGAAGCCGGAAGTAACCGTGTAGAAGGCATCATCTCACTCACGGACATTTTCAGGTTCTTACTCGGTTAG